The Mesorhizobium loti genome includes a region encoding these proteins:
- a CDS encoding LacI family transcriptional regulator: MKATVSDIARSCGLSTATVDRVLNNRAGASAANRQRVMEAAKQLGYLPVADQVTLPSRPAHLEFLLPIGSNAFMRDLAGYIEDYAARLPLVASCRIHNLAGISPSALQSAVENLSLRANGVGVIAVDHPRTRNILRDIVDAGMRLVTLVSDVPAAPRSAYVGIDNRVAGRTAALLMGRFLGGRTGHLAMVVGSRSYRGHEEREMGFRSVLNEEFPNLTISSAVEINDEPDVSYAETMKTLHNEPELLGIYCVGAGHSGVARAIREARPNRKPVFICHDLTKDTRGHLVDDLLDVVIDQNARLIAEQSVIRLLGSIASSAPYLTRKFIEPRLIFRENVPVQ, encoded by the coding sequence ATGAAAGCCACTGTCTCCGATATCGCCCGCAGTTGCGGGCTGTCGACCGCAACGGTCGACAGGGTGCTCAACAACCGCGCGGGTGCGAGCGCGGCCAACCGGCAGCGTGTCATGGAGGCGGCCAAGCAGCTCGGCTACCTGCCGGTCGCCGATCAGGTGACGCTGCCGTCGCGGCCCGCCCATCTCGAATTCCTGCTGCCGATCGGCAGCAACGCCTTCATGCGCGATCTCGCCGGGTATATCGAGGACTACGCCGCGCGCCTGCCGCTCGTCGCCTCGTGCCGGATCCACAACCTTGCCGGAATCTCGCCGAGCGCGCTGCAGAGCGCGGTCGAAAACCTGTCGCTCAGGGCCAATGGTGTCGGTGTCATCGCCGTCGATCATCCGCGCACACGCAACATCCTGCGCGATATCGTCGACGCCGGCATGCGCCTGGTGACGCTGGTGTCCGACGTTCCGGCGGCACCGCGCTCGGCCTATGTCGGCATCGACAACCGGGTGGCGGGACGAACGGCGGCGCTGCTGATGGGACGCTTCCTTGGCGGCCGAACTGGTCATCTGGCGATGGTCGTCGGCTCGCGCTCTTATCGCGGCCACGAGGAACGCGAAATGGGTTTCCGCTCGGTGCTCAACGAGGAGTTCCCCAATTTGACGATCAGCAGCGCCGTCGAGATCAACGACGAGCCCGATGTCAGCTATGCCGAGACCATGAAGACGCTGCACAACGAGCCGGAGCTGCTCGGCATCTATTGCGTCGGAGCCGGACACTCGGGCGTTGCAAGGGCGATCCGGGAAGCCAGGCCGAACCGCAAGCCGGTGTTCATCTGCCACGACTTGACCAAGGACACGCGGGGCCACCTCGTCGACGACCTGCTGGATGTCGTGATCGACCAGAATGCCCGGCTGATCGCGGAACAGTCGGTCATTCGCCTGCTCGGCTCGATTGCCTCCTCGGCGCCCTATCTGACGCGAAAGTTCATCGAGCCGCGCTTGATCTTCAGGGAAAACGTCCCAGTGCAGTAA
- a CDS encoding sugar ABC transporter ATP-binding protein, with protein sequence MAEPLIRMQNIRKSYGRVQALEDANFHVNEREIVGLLGDNGAGKSTLIKVLSGAVPLTSGDIFIRGKKVSLRSTSDAIAHGIETIYQDSALVTQLSIARNLFLGREPIKPPRFLNRMDQDAMNTVARDLLKQVGISKNIPPTTPIGSLSGGERQAVAIARAMHFDSDLIILDEPTNNLGVAETQGVLSFVRNARDSGHSCIFIAHNIHHVFQVVDRIVVMRRGKVVADDIDPKKTSVAEVERIITGMSDKEIRDAIADGKPSH encoded by the coding sequence ATGGCCGAGCCGCTGATCCGCATGCAGAACATCCGCAAGTCCTATGGCCGCGTGCAGGCGCTGGAGGATGCCAATTTCCACGTCAATGAAAGGGAGATCGTCGGCCTGCTCGGCGACAATGGCGCCGGCAAGTCGACGCTGATCAAGGTGCTTTCGGGGGCTGTTCCGCTGACCAGCGGCGACATCTTCATCCGCGGCAAGAAGGTGAGCCTGCGCAGCACCAGCGACGCCATCGCCCACGGCATCGAGACGATCTACCAGGACTCTGCCCTGGTCACGCAACTGTCGATCGCCCGCAATCTGTTCCTCGGGCGCGAGCCGATCAAGCCGCCGCGCTTCCTCAACCGGATGGACCAGGATGCCATGAACACGGTCGCTCGCGACCTGCTCAAGCAGGTCGGCATCTCGAAGAACATCCCGCCGACGACGCCGATCGGCTCGCTGTCGGGCGGCGAGCGCCAGGCGGTGGCGATCGCGCGCGCCATGCATTTCGACAGCGACCTGATCATCCTGGACGAGCCGACCAACAATCTCGGCGTCGCCGAGACACAGGGCGTGCTGAGCTTCGTGCGCAACGCCCGCGATTCCGGCCATTCCTGCATTTTCATCGCCCACAACATCCACCATGTCTTCCAGGTGGTCGACCGCATCGTCGTCATGCGCCGAGGCAAGGTGGTCGCCGACGACATCGACCCGAAGAAAACCAGCGTGGCGGAGGTCGAACGGATCATCACCGGCATGTCGGACAAGGAAATCCGCGATGCCATCGCCGATGGCAAGCCATCGCACTGA
- a CDS encoding fumarylacetoacetate hydrolase family protein, giving the protein MTNMIFLPDDDGVFLGRARSSAAPHPLVVTVRDGTVFDITSRAAPTVRDICEMRDPVGHVVSAKGRAIGPLDDIAANSFETRRDPAKPYLLSPVDLQAVKASGVTFVVSLLERVIEEQARGSAEKADAIRADIAGLIGHDLSKLKPGSPEAMEIKAKLIARGAWSQYLEVGIGPDAEIFTKCQPMASVGFGADVGLHPVSTWNNPEPEIAMIAASSGRIVGATIGNDVNLRDVEGRSALLLGKAKDNNASAALGPFIRLFDDKFSIDDVKRAVVHLKVEGEDGFSLEGASSMAEISRSPEELVAAAMGPHHQYPDGLALYLGTMFVPSKDRGEKGKGFTHKVGDIVTISSEKFGALVNRVRLSPDCPHWTYGASHLMRELAKADLI; this is encoded by the coding sequence GTGACGAACATGATCTTTCTGCCTGACGACGATGGTGTCTTTCTCGGCCGCGCCCGATCATCGGCCGCGCCCCATCCCCTGGTGGTCACGGTCCGCGACGGCACGGTTTTCGACATCACGTCGCGTGCGGCACCGACTGTGCGTGACATCTGCGAGATGCGGGATCCTGTTGGCCATGTGGTATCGGCCAAGGGCAGAGCGATCGGACCGCTCGATGACATCGCCGCCAACAGTTTTGAGACCAGGCGCGATCCGGCAAAACCGTATTTGCTCTCCCCAGTCGACCTGCAGGCGGTCAAGGCCTCGGGCGTCACCTTCGTCGTCAGCCTGCTGGAACGGGTGATCGAGGAACAGGCGCGCGGTTCGGCTGAAAAAGCCGACGCCATCCGCGCCGACATTGCCGGACTGATCGGCCACGATCTGTCGAAGCTGAAGCCCGGTTCGCCCGAAGCGATGGAGATCAAGGCCAAGCTCATCGCGCGCGGCGCCTGGTCGCAATATCTGGAAGTCGGCATCGGCCCCGATGCAGAGATCTTCACCAAGTGCCAGCCGATGGCCTCGGTCGGCTTCGGCGCCGATGTCGGCCTGCACCCGGTGTCGACCTGGAACAATCCGGAGCCCGAGATCGCCATGATCGCCGCCTCAAGCGGCAGGATCGTCGGTGCTACAATCGGCAACGACGTCAATCTGCGCGATGTCGAAGGGCGTTCGGCGCTGCTGCTCGGCAAGGCCAAGGACAACAATGCCTCGGCCGCCCTCGGTCCCTTCATCCGCCTGTTCGACGACAAATTCTCGATCGATGACGTCAAGCGGGCCGTCGTGCACCTGAAGGTCGAGGGCGAGGACGGGTTCTCGCTGGAGGGCGCAAGCTCGATGGCCGAGATCAGCCGCTCGCCGGAAGAACTGGTTGCCGCCGCCATGGGACCGCACCACCAGTATCCGGACGGACTGGCGCTCTATCTCGGCACCATGTTCGTGCCGTCCAAGGATCGCGGCGAAAAGGGCAAGGGTTTTACGCACAAGGTCGGCGACATCGTCACCATCTCGTCGGAAAAATTCGGTGCGCTGGTCAACCGGGTGCGGCTGTCGCCCGACTGCCCGCACTGGACCTACGGCGCCAGCCATCTGATGCGGGAGTTGGCGAAGGCCGACCTTATCTAA
- a CDS encoding sugar ABC transporter ATP-binding protein translates to MSDSPILFLRNVARRFGGTVVLEDMNLVIERGSIHAVVGESGAGKSTLIKVLAGIVRPDSGTIEFDGKKATISSPNAARKLGIGVVLQQAGLFPERPVLANLFVNREPLHNGLISRREMEARSRDLLRQLGLAVNVHAPLGEFGPGERQLIAIARALLENPRLLILDDPHSALDRRQTERLFAVLRGLKAKGMSMLYASNRLEDALAIADQLTVIRNGRDVLSKARQELTTSEEAMIGQLRQSLFPLPLRAMPTLAGTLRPQLAVSGLGGGRLSDVSFTARAGEIVGLAGLAGSGVSDLLALLFGQHKARAGRVRFPDGDGLPKTRTEAARRGICMISGERGNGLMQDKSIAFNLANVIVGARDWGSLWYSPVMALGRAARQIEALRIRTAPETAAGSLSAGGQQKVIIAKWLEIGPQVVLLDEPARGIDIGSKQEIYALIRQMAASGCIVLLHSRELSELTGLSDRILAFHQGRLAGEIAGADMDGGRLLQLIAAGEAEGEGRQIKPESVA, encoded by the coding sequence ATGTCCGATTCGCCGATATTGTTCTTGCGCAATGTTGCCAGACGCTTTGGCGGCACGGTCGTGCTCGAAGACATGAACCTTGTGATCGAGCGCGGCTCGATCCACGCTGTGGTTGGCGAAAGCGGCGCCGGCAAATCGACGCTGATAAAGGTGCTGGCAGGCATCGTCCGGCCAGACAGCGGCACCATCGAGTTTGACGGCAAGAAGGCGACGATCAGCAGCCCCAATGCGGCGCGAAAGCTCGGCATCGGCGTCGTCCTGCAGCAGGCGGGGCTGTTTCCGGAGCGCCCGGTGCTGGCCAATCTGTTCGTCAACCGCGAACCGCTGCACAACGGGCTGATCTCGCGGCGCGAAATGGAGGCGCGCAGCCGTGACCTGCTGCGCCAGCTTGGTCTCGCCGTCAATGTCCACGCCCCGCTCGGCGAGTTCGGGCCGGGTGAGCGGCAACTCATCGCGATTGCCCGCGCGCTGCTGGAAAACCCGAGACTGCTCATCCTTGACGATCCTCATTCGGCGCTCGACCGGCGTCAGACCGAGCGGCTGTTCGCGGTGCTGCGGGGGCTGAAAGCCAAGGGCATGAGCATGCTCTACGCCTCGAACCGGCTGGAGGATGCGCTGGCCATTGCCGACCAGCTGACGGTCATCCGCAACGGCCGCGACGTGCTGTCAAAGGCGCGACAGGAGCTGACGACATCGGAGGAAGCGATGATCGGCCAGTTGCGCCAGTCGCTGTTTCCGCTGCCGCTCAGGGCCATGCCGACGCTTGCGGGCACGCTGCGGCCGCAGCTCGCGGTTTCTGGGCTCGGCGGCGGCAGGTTGTCGGATGTCAGCTTCACGGCGCGCGCGGGCGAGATCGTCGGCCTTGCCGGGCTTGCCGGCTCCGGCGTGTCGGACCTGCTTGCCCTGTTGTTCGGACAGCACAAGGCGCGCGCGGGCAGAGTGCGCTTCCCGGACGGGGACGGGTTGCCGAAGACCCGCACGGAAGCGGCGCGGCGCGGCATCTGCATGATTTCAGGCGAGCGCGGCAACGGGCTGATGCAAGACAAGTCCATCGCTTTCAACCTGGCGAACGTCATCGTCGGTGCACGCGACTGGGGGTCGCTCTGGTATTCACCAGTGATGGCGCTCGGCCGCGCCGCGCGGCAGATCGAGGCGCTGCGCATCAGGACCGCTCCGGAGACGGCGGCGGGCTCGCTGTCGGCCGGCGGCCAGCAGAAGGTGATCATCGCCAAATGGCTGGAAATCGGCCCGCAAGTGGTGCTGCTCGATGAGCCGGCGCGCGGCATCGATATCGGCAGCAAGCAGGAAATCTACGCCTTGATCCGGCAGATGGCGGCCAGCGGCTGCATCGTGCTGCTGCATTCGAGAGAGTTGTCCGAGCTGACCGGGTTGAGCGATCGCATCCTTGCCTTCCACCAGGGCCGACTCGCCGGCGAGATCGCCGGCGCCGACATGGATGGCGGGAGGCTGCTGCAGCTGATCGCGGCGGGCGAGGCAGAGGGCGAAGGCCGCCAGATCAAGCCGGAGAGCGTTGCATGA
- a CDS encoding sugar ABC transporter substrate-binding protein, whose translation MLTRLRLVLYGLLVALTIVPAAAQAKTFYWISHGGPADPVWTYFLAGAKQWAKDTGNTVNTSFHNGDVASQQEAVRAALSAKADGIVTTSPDPGSLIEIVKEARAAKVPIINFNTPDPKADFNAYVGGDNVTFGKHWAQYLVDKGLVKKGDFVWMPVEIPGATYGVQEEEGIKSVFEPLGITYEITEATLDQAEAINRMVDYLTANKAKVKAIIGLGDLVTGSIKRVFDQAGIKAGEIPVVGWGNSLDTTQEVLTGYVNAGQWQDPQATSYVALSLANMAASGIPPGFNVITGALYEKDTAQVYDDILSGK comes from the coding sequence ATGCTGACACGGCTAAGACTCGTTCTATATGGCCTGTTGGTGGCGCTGACGATTGTTCCGGCAGCGGCACAGGCCAAGACGTTCTACTGGATTTCGCATGGCGGTCCGGCCGATCCGGTCTGGACCTACTTCCTGGCCGGCGCCAAGCAATGGGCCAAGGACACCGGCAACACCGTCAACACCTCGTTCCACAATGGCGATGTGGCCTCGCAGCAGGAAGCGGTTCGCGCCGCCCTCTCCGCCAAAGCCGATGGCATCGTCACCACGAGCCCCGATCCGGGCAGCTTGATCGAGATCGTCAAGGAAGCGCGGGCGGCGAAAGTGCCGATCATCAATTTCAACACGCCCGATCCGAAAGCCGACTTCAACGCCTATGTCGGCGGCGACAATGTCACCTTCGGCAAGCACTGGGCACAGTATCTGGTCGACAAGGGCCTGGTGAAGAAGGGCGACTTCGTCTGGATGCCGGTCGAGATTCCCGGCGCCACCTATGGCGTGCAGGAAGAAGAAGGCATCAAGAGCGTCTTCGAACCGCTCGGCATCACCTATGAAATCACCGAAGCGACGCTCGACCAGGCCGAAGCCATCAACCGCATGGTCGACTACCTCACTGCCAACAAGGCCAAGGTCAAGGCGATCATCGGTCTCGGCGATCTCGTCACCGGCTCGATCAAGCGGGTGTTCGACCAGGCCGGCATCAAGGCGGGCGAAATCCCGGTCGTCGGCTGGGGTAATTCGCTCGACACCACCCAGGAAGTGCTGACCGGCTACGTCAATGCCGGCCAGTGGCAGGATCCGCAGGCGACCAGCTATGTCGCGCTTTCGCTGGCCAACATGGCCGCCAGCGGCATTCCTCCGGGCTTCAACGTCATCACCGGCGCGCTCTACGAAAAGGACACCGCGCAGGTCTACGACGACATCCTGTCCGGCAAGTAA
- a CDS encoding ABC transporter permease, whose protein sequence is MTRTDTAPPLAGSANRKPRRRIRLPAETGAVVGLAAMLGLLGWLQPSFVDAANLSSLLGQAALPGLLAIGMVFVLTMREIDLSAAAVFHLAATFTALLVVAGMNPWLAALAGVAAGAGLGLINGLLVIALRLPALLVTLGTWWMIQGLSLVVGKGETIAPPGADGNVLATLSGKAFVIVPVTGIVFVVLAVAMHVVLHRTRFGYRVQAVGSNPRAAAYAGIPTDKVRVLTLVLMGAMAGLAGVVHVGAQGAIAPGDGGTFGLLAIAAAIIGGTSLSGGNGSVIGAAIGMLVLQTILSAMTLLGVDAIWAAFTTGALVVLALAVDRLFRLWRNRRAGHGEDNPLG, encoded by the coding sequence ATGACCAGAACCGATACCGCACCGCCTTTGGCCGGATCGGCGAACCGTAAGCCGAGGCGCCGCATTCGGCTGCCGGCCGAGACCGGTGCCGTTGTCGGGCTCGCCGCCATGCTTGGGCTGCTCGGCTGGCTCCAGCCCTCCTTCGTCGATGCGGCCAATCTGTCGTCACTGCTGGGGCAAGCCGCCCTGCCCGGCCTGTTGGCGATCGGCATGGTGTTCGTGCTCACCATGCGCGAGATCGACCTCTCGGCCGCTGCGGTGTTCCATCTCGCGGCAACCTTCACGGCCCTGCTCGTGGTTGCCGGAATGAACCCCTGGCTTGCCGCCCTGGCGGGTGTCGCGGCCGGCGCCGGGCTCGGGCTGATCAACGGCCTTCTGGTGATCGCGCTGCGCCTGCCGGCTCTGCTGGTGACGCTCGGCACATGGTGGATGATCCAGGGCCTGTCGCTGGTCGTCGGCAAGGGAGAGACAATCGCGCCGCCGGGCGCGGATGGGAATGTCTTGGCCACGCTGTCGGGCAAGGCGTTTGTCATTGTGCCGGTGACAGGCATCGTCTTTGTCGTGCTGGCGGTGGCGATGCATGTCGTGCTTCACCGCACCCGCTTCGGCTACCGGGTCCAGGCCGTGGGCAGCAATCCGCGGGCTGCCGCCTATGCCGGCATTCCAACAGACAAGGTCAGGGTGCTGACGCTGGTGCTGATGGGTGCGATGGCCGGGCTTGCCGGCGTGGTCCATGTCGGCGCCCAGGGCGCCATCGCCCCCGGTGACGGCGGCACTTTCGGGCTGCTGGCGATCGCGGCGGCCATTATTGGCGGCACATCACTTTCGGGTGGCAACGGCAGCGTCATCGGTGCCGCGATCGGCATGCTGGTTCTGCAGACAATACTGAGCGCCATGACCTTGCTTGGCGTGGACGCCATCTGGGCCGCCTTCACCACCGGTGCTCTGGTCGTGCTTGCCCTCGCGGTCGACCGGCTGTTCAGGCTGTGGCGCAACCGGCGCGCCGGACACGGTGAAGACAATCCGCTCGGCTGA
- a CDS encoding ABC transporter permease yields MENRSLIQRLIARPEFGPFVLLVVEIAVFWGFNHDFLSPQNISNTLAFTVELGLIALAMTLLMTSGEFDLSVGSLFGFSPVLMWTLFNSGLTSLEVGFVAALLVAACIGLVNGWFVTQLKIPSFLVTLGMLLVVRGTALFVTDGFPQRTWSAEGSWLAEALVGDFFIGPFRIYMSLFWFIAAAIALGYVLTQSRTGNWIQAAGGNPSAARARGVNVSGVKIGLFVLSSVMASLAGVISSLRTSAANPNSGTGYELEVIAMVVIGGTALTGGRGTIIGTVLGILILRVMRNGIVLIGVPGLAYNIFIGAIILGMMALHSWLERRHQAGT; encoded by the coding sequence GTGGAAAATCGTTCGCTCATCCAACGCCTGATCGCGCGGCCCGAGTTCGGCCCCTTCGTGCTGCTCGTGGTCGAGATCGCCGTTTTCTGGGGTTTCAATCACGACTTCCTGTCGCCGCAGAACATCTCCAACACGCTGGCCTTCACCGTCGAGCTCGGCCTGATCGCGCTGGCGATGACGCTGTTGATGACGTCGGGCGAATTCGACCTGTCCGTCGGTTCGCTGTTCGGTTTCTCGCCGGTGCTGATGTGGACGCTGTTCAACAGCGGCCTCACTTCGCTGGAGGTCGGCTTTGTCGCCGCGCTGCTGGTCGCCGCCTGCATCGGGCTGGTCAATGGCTGGTTCGTCACGCAGCTCAAGATCCCGTCCTTCCTGGTGACGCTCGGCATGTTGTTGGTGGTGCGCGGCACCGCGCTTTTCGTCACCGACGGTTTTCCGCAGCGCACCTGGAGCGCCGAAGGCAGCTGGCTGGCGGAGGCGCTGGTCGGCGACTTCTTCATCGGGCCATTCCGCATCTACATGTCGCTGTTCTGGTTTATCGCCGCGGCGATCGCGCTCGGCTACGTGCTGACGCAGAGCCGCACCGGCAACTGGATCCAGGCGGCCGGCGGCAACCCCAGTGCGGCACGCGCCCGCGGCGTCAATGTCAGCGGCGTCAAGATAGGCCTGTTCGTGCTGTCGTCGGTCATGGCCTCGCTTGCCGGCGTCATCAGTTCCTTGCGCACGTCCGCCGCCAACCCCAACAGCGGCACGGGCTATGAACTCGAAGTCATCGCCATGGTGGTGATCGGCGGCACCGCACTGACCGGCGGGCGCGGCACGATCATCGGCACCGTGCTCGGCATCCTGATCCTGCGCGTCATGCGCAACGGCATCGTGCTGATCGGCGTGCCCGGCCTTGCCTACAACATCTTCATCGGCGCGATCATCCTTGGCATGATGGCGCTGCATTCATGGCTTGAACGCCGGCATCAGGCGGGGACTTGA